A genomic segment from Papilio machaon chromosome 20, ilPapMach1.1, whole genome shotgun sequence encodes:
- the LOC106714679 gene encoding collagenase: MFSFKLFTLFLFFGIVQCNSSYGYHILVGIPRARAIKITEGMSRIVGGSQVTTLNSFPYQAGIVTTLTTGAESICGGSLVSRTRVLTAAHCWRDGQMQARKFTVVLGSLKIFSGGTRLDSTDVVVHPQWNFNEITNDIAMVKIAAVNLSENIQPVALPTTSEVSENYAGLSAIASGYGKTRDSQNSFPSTTALYQMTLSVLTNAQCQQRFDMPLHSSHLCTDGVRGVGTCDGDSGGPLTVVWKNRRTLIGIVSFGLGDGCQLGLPSVYTRVTAFLPWINSNM, translated from the exons atgttttcattcaaGTTGTTTACGTTATTCTTATTCTTTGGTATCGTTCAATGTAACTCTTCGTATGGTTATCATATATTGGTGGGCATACCAAGAGCAAGGGCGATAAAAATAACGGAAGGGATGTCTCGAATCGTCGGAGGATCTCAAGTTACAACGCTCAACTCTTTCCCTTATCAG GCTGGTATTGTAACCACTCTGACTACAGGGGCGGAATCTATTTGTGGTGGATCATTAGTGTCTAGGACTAGGGTTCTCACAGCCGCCCATTGCTGGAGAGATGGTCAAATGCAAGCGAGGAAGTTTACAGTTGTTCTTGGgtctttgaaaatattctctGGCGGAACCAGACTAGACAGTACTGATGTTGTCGTTCATCCGCAAtggaattttaatgaaataactaATGACATTGCTATGGTTAAAATAGCAGCAGTAAATTTAAGTG AAAACATACAACCGGTTGCTTTGCCAACAACATCCGAAGTGTCAGAAAATTATGCAGGACTATCAGCTATTGCTTCTGGTTATGGGAAAACTAGAGATT CACAAAACAGTTTTCCGTCGACGACAGCGCTGTATCAAATGACATTATCGGTGCTCACAAACGCGCAGTGTCAACAAAGGTTCGACATGCCACTGCATAGCAGCCATCTTTGCACTGACGGTGTCCGCGGCGTCGGAACTTGCGATGGCGATTCCGGAGGTCCATTGACTGTTGTTTGGAAGAATCGTCGCACtttg attGGTATCGTATCGTTCGGTTTAGGGGACGGATGTCAACTGGGACTCCCTTCAGTCTACACGCGAGTGACCGCTTTTCTTCCATGGATAAAttctaatatgtaa